The Juglans microcarpa x Juglans regia isolate MS1-56 chromosome 2S, Jm3101_v1.0, whole genome shotgun sequence genome has a window encoding:
- the LOC121253391 gene encoding uncharacterized protein LOC121253391: protein MFNPSTLITAYRLARIQEEKVTLHKKPNTRPIFSPYTEPPTIKHHPPQNPSTSEPNHSYNKAVVPVHKISPNQMKMRREKGLCYHCESKWHPGHRCNSPKLYLIEEVVEESEDCGEDTRQLADQIEEPDSKVEKTLQNPPEISLHALIGSVGPKTMQVKGRIGNQWVIILIDLGSTHNFLDPDVISRVPLPIVANDTVRVKVANGELVDSEGKVKGVHVGIQWAMFVLDMYVLVLVGCDMVLGVHWLQGLGPILWNFKELTMQFNYHQSAVLLKGLTSQTWIEEGPIHKCNSLEKKGVMLQFIESLPNTTPSPIPPNIQHQLNQYPDIFATPKGLPPTRSHDHTITLQPGTNPISVRLYQYPYFQKDEIEKIVKELLESGVIRLSQSPYSSHVLLVRKTDSTWRLCVNYRALNSATVKDRYPIPVVEELLDELHGAKIFSKLDLRLGYHQIRVKLEDIPKTAFRTHEGHYEFLPRCRNTLGPLKDHIGDLEAAPIGVRADPEKLKAMLKWPKPRSVKELRGFLGLTGYYRRFIKEYGAIATHLTDLLKKDKFNWNVKAQAAFDSLKQAVTQPPVLGGRPIAFFSKVLKGRAVGMSTYEKELFALVSAVQKWRPYLLGQAFVVKTDHLSLKFLLDQRVGTTMQQKWISKLLGYDFVVEFKRGRENVVVDALSRQREDTEVTLSVISLPSWDWINEIKGLYGEDL from the exons ATGTTTAACCCTTCCACCTTGATTACAGCTTATAGACTCGCTAGAatccaagaagaaaaagtaacCCTCCATAAAAAGCCAAACACTCGACCTATATTTTCCCCATACACTGAACCACCAACCATTAAACACCATCCACCACAGAATCCTTCAACCTCAGAACCAAACCATTCCTACAACAAGGCTGTCGTACCTGTTCATAAGATCAGCCCAAACcaaatgaaaatgagaagagagaagggaTTGTGCTATCATTGTGAGTCTAAATGGCATCCTGGCCATCGGTGTAATAGCCCTAAGCTGTATTTGATTGAAGAAGTTGTTGAGGAAAGTGAGGATTGTGGGGAAGACACTAGACAGCTTGCTGACCAGATTGAAGAACCAGACTCTAAGGTGGAAAAGACCTTACAAAACCCTCCAGAAATTTCCTTACATGCTCTGATTGGGTCTGTGGGTCCTAAGACCATGCAAGTCAAAGGGAGGATTGGCAACCAGTGGGTTATTATACTCATTGATTTAGGAAGTACCCATAACTTCCTGGATCCAGATGTGATTTCTCGGGTTCCTCTACCCATAGTAGCAAATGATACGGTTCGAGTTAAAGTAGCAAATGGGGAGTTAGTGGACAGCGAGGGAAAAGTCAAAGGAGTGCATGTGGGTATTCAATGGGCGATGTTTGTACTGGATATGTATGTCCTAGTGCTTGTTGGTTGTGACATGGTCCTTGGAGTGCATTGGTTGCAAGGACTGGGGCCAATACTTTGGAACTTTAAGGAATTAACTATGCAGTTTAATTACCATCAGTCTGCAGTGTTATTAAAGGGGCTCACGAGTCAAACATGGATTGAGGAAGGCCCCATACACAAGTGCAACAGCTTGGAAAAGAAAGGGGTAATGTTACAGTTTATTGAAAGCCTACCCAATACCACACCCAGCCCAATCCCACCAAACATACAACACCAACTCAACCAATACCCAGATATTTTTGCAACCCCAAAAGGCCTTCCCCCCACCCGTTCCCATGACCATACCATCACATTACAGCCAGGTACCAATCCCATTTCAGTACGACTCTATCAATACCCCTACTTTCAGAAGGATGAAATTGAGAAGATTGTGAAGGAGTTGCTGGAATCGGGAGTGATTCGACTCAGCCAAAGCCCTTATTCCTCTCATGTTTTGTTGGTGAGGAAGACAGATAGCACGTGGCGACTGTGTGTTAATTATAGAGCTTTGAACAGCGCTACAGTTAAGGATAGATATCCTATACCTGTAGTAGAGGAACTGTTGGATGAGTTACATGGAGCCAAGATTTTTTCTAAGCTTGACTTGAGGTTAGGCTATCATCAAATCAGAGTCAAACTAGAAGACATTCCCAAGACTGCCTTCCGGACCCATGAGGGACACTACGAATTCTTG CCAAGATGCAGAAACACACTTGGGCCACTTAAAGACCACATTGGAGACCTTGAGGCAGCACCAATT GGAGTAAGAGCTGATCCCGAAAAGCTTAAGGCTATGTTAAAGTGGCCTAAACCCCGGTCTGTCAAGGAACTCAGAGGTTTCCTAGGCCTTACGGGCTATTATAGGAGATTTATTAAGGAGTATGGAGCCATAGCTACCCACTTAACTGACCTCTTAAAAAAAGACAAGTTTAATTGGAATGTGAAGGCACAGGCAGCATTTGATAGCCTAAAACAGGCTGTTACACAGCCCCCGGTTTTG GGTGGGAGACCCATAGCCTTTTTTAGCAAGGTATTGAAGGGAAGGGCTGTCGGGATGtcaacttatgaaaaagaactGTTTGCACTAGTTTCAGCTGTGCAAAAATGGAGACCCTACCTATTGGGTCAAGCCTTTGTGGTCAAAACTGACCATCTAAGCCTCAAGTTCTTATTGGACCAAAGGGTGGGAACTACCATGCAACAAAAATGGATTTCGAAGTTATTAGGTTATGACTTTGTAGTTGAATTTAAAAGAGGAAGGGAGAATGTGGTAGTTGATGCCTTGTCTAGGCAGAGGGAGGATACTGAAGTGACATTATCAGTTATCTCTTTACCTAGTTGGGACTggataaatgagataaaaggtCTATATGGGGAGGACTTATAG